The following are encoded in a window of Candidatus Moraniibacteriota bacterium genomic DNA:
- the serS gene encoding serine--tRNA ligase, whose translation MLDIQFVRNNPDIVRAAVKNKNITVDVDKLLDRDEKRRVLMAEVELLRSKKNEINENIKKTTDQEYRMRAIEEGRRIKEELEKKEPELKLLDEQFFEYMYLLPNIPSEDTPIAKDESGNVVLRKIGKKPSFDFEPKEHFVLGEELDLIDSNRAVKVSGSRFVYLKGDLVMLEWAMMMFAFRTLTNEDILKKIAQENNIDVSTQPFIPVFPPMMIRPEMHKRMGRLDPEEMYMLDRDNLTLIGSAEHTLGAMYADEILNEKNFPIRMVGFSGAFRREAGSYGKDMKGILRLHQFNKLEMETFTLPEFSRVEQDFIVAIQEYLMKALEIPYQVLAVCTGDMGKPDYRQIDIEAWMPGQNTYRETHTSDLIGDFQARRLNTRVRRLDGTLEFVHMNDATAFSERPLIAILENNQQKDGSILIPKVLQEYVGKDRIENRKETR comes from the coding sequence ATGCTTGATATTCAATTTGTCCGAAATAATCCCGATATTGTTCGGGCGGCGGTTAAAAATAAGAACATTACGGTTGATGTGGATAAACTTTTGGATAGGGATGAAAAAAGACGAGTTTTAATGGCTGAGGTAGAACTTCTTCGATCAAAAAAGAATGAGATAAATGAAAATATTAAGAAGACAACGGACCAAGAATATCGAATGAGGGCTATTGAAGAAGGAAGAAGAATTAAAGAAGAATTAGAGAAAAAAGAACCTGAGCTTAAGCTTCTTGACGAACAATTTTTTGAATATATGTATCTTTTGCCTAATATTCCTAGCGAGGATACTCCTATAGCAAAAGATGAAAGTGGCAATGTTGTTTTACGAAAGATTGGAAAAAAACCATCCTTTGATTTTGAGCCTAAAGAGCATTTTGTGTTGGGAGAAGAATTGGATCTTATTGATAGTAATCGAGCTGTAAAGGTGAGTGGCTCTCGATTCGTGTATCTTAAGGGTGATTTAGTTATGCTTGAATGGGCAATGATGATGTTCGCATTTCGCACTCTCACCAATGAAGATATTCTCAAAAAAATAGCACAAGAAAATAATATAGATGTTTCTACTCAACCTTTTATTCCAGTATTTCCGCCGATGATGATTCGCCCTGAAATGCATAAGCGTATGGGGCGACTCGATCCAGAGGAAATGTATATGCTTGATCGAGATAATCTTACTCTTATTGGAAGCGCAGAACATACACTTGGCGCGATGTATGCTGATGAAATTCTTAATGAAAAGAATTTTCCGATTCGCATGGTCGGCTTTTCTGGAGCATTTCGTCGAGAAGCTGGATCATATGGAAAGGATATGAAAGGAATCTTAAGACTGCATCAATTTAATAAACTTGAGATGGAAACATTTACCCTTCCTGAATTTTCTCGTGTGGAACAAGATTTTATCGTGGCTATTCAAGAATATCTCATGAAAGCGTTAGAAATTCCTTATCAAGTTTTGGCTGTTTGTACAGGAGATATGGGAAAGCCAGATTATAGGCAAATTGATATAGAAGCATGGATGCCGGGGCAGAATACATATCGCGAAACGCACACTTCAGACCTTATTGGAGATTTTCAAGCAAGGCGTTTAAATACTCGTGTAAGGCGGTTAGATGGAACATTAGAGTTCGTTCATATGAATGATGCTACTGCTTTTTCAGAAAGACCTCTTATTGCTATTTTGGAAAATAATCAACAAAAAGACGGAAGCATTTTGATCCCGAAAGTATTACAAGAGTATGTCGGAAAAGATCGTATTGAAAATCGAAAAGAAACAAGATAG
- a CDS encoding A/G-specific adenine glycosylase: MSEKIVLKIEKKQDREKFSQRKILSFFVKELISFYEKNKRDLPWRRSNISPYEVWVSEIMLQQTQVSRVEVYYKRFLEKFPTLDILEKTSWEDFLPYYQGLGYYRRGRNMLHTAKKIISQHDGNFPLDLNELEKLPGVGAYTARAIASFSNDEKVLAWDTNFSKVFGRFFLGSKDGKLLAKDFERKIFEILSLSKNKNFSFKDINSAVMDFGSLVCVKSPKCEPCSLKRHCTYFLQNGLMEEKSLQKKENFPSKEASAYVILHENHKKYFSSSENFFRPFMFSSPYTNRPAIKDFFEKKYGLVVAVRPPKMKLFVKDIPVFVIYAQILSGEHNFSIFSGEIVRAKVNTWL; the protein is encoded by the coding sequence ATGTCGGAAAAGATCGTATTGAAAATCGAAAAGAAACAAGATAGAGAAAAATTTTCACAAAGAAAGATACTTTCTTTCTTTGTGAAAGAACTTATTTCGTTTTATGAAAAAAACAAAAGAGATCTTCCTTGGAGACGATCAAATATTTCACCTTATGAGGTGTGGGTTTCGGAAATTATGCTTCAACAAACGCAAGTTTCTCGTGTAGAAGTATACTATAAAAGGTTTCTTGAAAAATTTCCTACTCTCGATATATTAGAGAAAACTTCATGGGAAGATTTTTTACCTTATTATCAAGGACTTGGCTATTATCGCCGTGGTCGCAATATGCTCCATACTGCAAAAAAAATTATTTCCCAGCATGATGGGAATTTTCCTCTTGATCTGAATGAGCTTGAAAAACTTCCTGGTGTGGGTGCCTATACGGCGAGAGCTATTGCGAGTTTTTCGAATGATGAAAAAGTTCTTGCATGGGATACAAATTTTTCTAAGGTTTTCGGGAGATTTTTTCTGGGTTCAAAAGATGGAAAATTGTTGGCAAAAGATTTTGAGAGAAAGATTTTTGAAATACTTTCTTTATCTAAAAATAAAAATTTTTCTTTTAAAGATATAAATTCGGCGGTTATGGATTTTGGCTCACTTGTATGTGTGAAAAGTCCAAAATGCGAGCCTTGTTCTCTTAAAAGACATTGTACTTATTTTCTTCAAAATGGCTTAATGGAAGAAAAATCATTACAAAAAAAAGAAAATTTTCCTTCAAAAGAAGCAAGTGCCTATGTTATATTGCATGAAAATCACAAAAAATATTTTTCATCGTCAGAAAATTTTTTTAGACCATTCATGTTTTCATCTCCTTATACAAATAGGCCTGCTATAAAGGACTTTTTTGAAAAAAAATATGGACTTGTTGTTGCTGTTCGTCCACCAAAAATGAAACTTTTTGTGAAAGATATTCCTGTATTTGTAATCTATGCTCAAATTCTTTCGGGAGAGCATAATTTTAGTATATTTTCAGGAGAGATTGTTCGTGCTAAAGTAAATACATGGCTATGA
- a CDS encoding HAD family hydrolase: MKTILFDFDGVLYNTFNLHLEKLREFTGYPISEEEYRSMHNGNFYSHDIEALKKIDWLKYRDYVRECFENLTMEKTIFETLTELSKKKKLFVISSGDEHVICQYLENNGVRDIFLEILGSKFAYSKIKKFEYVFKKYFLEKNESIFVTDTLGDILEANEFGLKTIAVDFGFHLRETLEKGNPEMIISHFRELIFAIE; the protein is encoded by the coding sequence ATGAAAACTATCCTTTTTGATTTTGATGGAGTTCTTTATAATACCTTTAATTTGCATTTGGAAAAATTGAGAGAATTTACGGGTTATCCTATTTCGGAAGAAGAATATCGAAGTATGCATAATGGTAATTTTTATAGTCATGATATAGAAGCTCTTAAGAAAATAGATTGGTTAAAATATAGAGACTATGTTCGTGAATGTTTTGAAAATCTTACAATGGAAAAAACAATATTTGAAACTCTTACTGAATTATCAAAAAAGAAAAAATTATTCGTTATCAGCTCGGGGGATGAACATGTTATTTGTCAGTATCTTGAAAATAATGGGGTGAGAGATATTTTTTTGGAGATCTTGGGAAGTAAATTTGCTTATTCAAAAATAAAAAAATTTGAATATGTGTTTAAAAAATATTTTTTAGAAAAAAATGAAAGTATTTTTGTAACAGATACCCTGGGAGATATTCTGGAAGCAAATGAATTTGGCCTCAAGACAATAGCTGTTGATTTTGGGTTTCATCTGAGAGAGACTTTAGAAAAAGGTAATCCAGAAATGATTATTTCTCATTTTCGTGAGTTAATTTTTGCGATAGAGTAA